The Halorussus rarus genome includes the window CGAGCGCCGCGCCGCGGAGCGCCGGCGGCGCGACAGGGCCGACCAGTTCGAGTCGCTGTTCGCCGCGCCCGACCGGTTCGTCGCGGTGCTCGACGCCGACGGGACCGTCGTCCGGGCCAGCGAGGCCGCGCTCGACTACCTGGGCGCCGAGGAGGACGCGGTCCTCGGCAAGCGGTTCTGGGGGCTCCCGTGGACCGACGACGAGACCAGGCCGCTCCAGCGGGCCGTCGGGCGGGCCCGCCGGGGCGAGTACGCCGACTTCGAGGCCGGCCTCCCGAACGGGGACGACGAGCGCCGGTTCGAGTTCGCGGTCCGCCCGGTCACCGACGACGCCGGCGAGGTCGTCCGCATCGTCGCGGAGGGCCGCGAGGTCGCCGAGCGCGTCCGGCTGGAGGAGGAGCTCCGGCGGTCCGAGGAGCTCCACCGGGTCACGCTCAACAACATGACCGACACCGTCCTCGTGACCGACGACGAGGGCGCGTTCACCTACGTCTGCCCGAACGTCCACTTCATCTTCGGCTACAGCGCCGAGGAGATCTACGACCTGGGCACCATCGACGCGCTGCTCGGCGAGGGCCTGTTCGACCGCGACCGGCTCGACGACCGGGGCGTGCTGACCAACGTCGAGTGCACCGCGACAGACAAGGAGGGCCGCGAGCACACCCTGCTGGTCAACGTCCGGCGGGTCTCCATCCAGGGCGGCACGACCCTCTTCAGCTGCCGGGACATCACCAAGCGCAAGCAGCGCGAGCGGGCGCTCACCCAGCTCCACCGGACGAGCCGGGACCTGCTCTACGCCGAGACCGGGTCCGAGATCGCCGACCGGGTCGCGTCGGACGCGGCCGCGGTGCTCCCGTCGGCCGCCGCGGCGGTCTACCGGTTCGACCGCGACCGGAACGCCCTCTATCCCGCGGCGGTCACGGACGAACTGGAAGCGAGACTCGGGACGCCGCCCGACCTGCGCCTCGACCGCGACACGGCGGTCGGCCGGGCGTTCATCGACGGCGAGACGCGGACCCGGGCGGACGGCCCGGACGATTCCGCCGACCGTAGCGACCGGCCCACGGGGAGCGAGTTCCTCTCGGCGCTCGGCGACTACGTCGCGGTCCCGCTGGGCGACCACGGCGTCTTCATCGCGGTCGCGACCGACGACGACAGCTTCGACGAGGTCGGCGAGGAGGTCGCCGAGCTGCTGGCGGCGACGACCGAGGCGGCGTTCGACCGGGTGGCCCGCGAGTCCGAGCTCCGCGAGCGCGACCGGGAGCTCCAGGCCCGGAACCGCCGGCTGACCCAACTCAACCGGGTGAACGAGTTCATCCGGGAGATCGACCAGGCGCTGGTGAGCGCGGAGTCCCGCGAGCGGATCGAGACCGCGGTCTGCGAGCGGCTGACCGCCGACGACCGGTTCGCGTTCGCCTGGATCGGCGAGACCGCGGGGTCGGGTCGGACCCTCCGGCCGCGGGCGTGGGCGGGCGACGACCGGGGCTACCTCGACGCCGTGGCGCTCGGGCCCGAGGCCGACGCCGAGACCGCGGAGCCCAGCGTCCGGGCGGCCCGGGAGCGCGAGGCGGCGCTCGTCTCGAACGTCGCCGACCGGCTCCGGGCCGACCCGTGGTGCCAGGAGGCGGTGTCGCGGGAGTTCCAGTCGGTGCTGTCGATTCCGCTGGCGTACGACGGCGTGCTGTTCGGGACCCTGAGCGTCTACGCCGACAGCCCCGACGCCTTCGACGAGATGGTCCGGTCGGTGCTGTGCGAACTCGGCGACACGGTCGCGTCGGCCATCAACGCGGTCCAGCGCAAGGAGGCACTCGAGAGCGACGCGGTCGTCGAACTCGAGTACCGGAGCGCCGACGCGGGCGACGTCCTCCACCGGCTCGCCCGCGAGACCGGCGCCTCGCTGGCGGTGGCGGGCGACGTGGTCCGGGACGACGACACGACACTCGTCTTCGCGACCGTCGCCACTGGCGACCCCGCCGACGGGGTCGGAGACGGCGACTCGGAGGGGACCGGCCGCAGCCGACTCGACGCCGTGGTCGCGACCGCGGAGGAACTCGTGGACGTCGCGGGCGCGGAGGTGATCCGCGAGTCCGACGACGGCGGCCTCGTCGGGCTCCGGCTCCGCGGCGACTTCGTCGCGACCGTGCTGGCGGACCACGGCGCGGCGCTCGACCGGATGCGGGCGACCCCCGACGGCCTCTCGCTGACCCTGGTCGCGCCCCGGTCGGTCGGCACCCGGGCGATAGACGAGGTCGTCTCGAACGCGTACGACGACGCCGAACTTGTCGCCCAGCGCGAGCGGACCCGGCCGACGGACGCGACCCGGCCGTCCGACCGGTTCCGCGACGACCTGACCGAGCGCCAGCTCGAGGTCGCCCAGACGGCGTACCACGCCGGCTTTTTCGACGCCGACCGGGACGTGACCGGCCGGGACGTGGCGTCGATGCTCGACGTCTCCCACACCG containing:
- a CDS encoding bacterio-opsin activator domain-containing protein, translating into MDTIRSPRPAADPLRVLLAGPDSWLGTVRPAFAESDSYTVRTAGTADRAVATATESDGGVDCVVVARQIGETTGLELLSTLRSSGVDVPFVVAPTDGGESLASDAIAAGVADYLPADADPPVLRRRCREAVERRAAERRRRDRADQFESLFAAPDRFVAVLDADGTVVRASEAALDYLGAEEDAVLGKRFWGLPWTDDETRPLQRAVGRARRGEYADFEAGLPNGDDERRFEFAVRPVTDDAGEVVRIVAEGREVAERVRLEEELRRSEELHRVTLNNMTDTVLVTDDEGAFTYVCPNVHFIFGYSAEEIYDLGTIDALLGEGLFDRDRLDDRGVLTNVECTATDKEGREHTLLVNVRRVSIQGGTTLFSCRDITKRKQRERALTQLHRTSRDLLYAETGSEIADRVASDAAAVLPSAAAAVYRFDRDRNALYPAAVTDELEARLGTPPDLRLDRDTAVGRAFIDGETRTRADGPDDSADRSDRPTGSEFLSALGDYVAVPLGDHGVFIAVATDDDSFDEVGEEVAELLAATTEAAFDRVARESELRERDRELQARNRRLTQLNRVNEFIREIDQALVSAESRERIETAVCERLTADDRFAFAWIGETAGSGRTLRPRAWAGDDRGYLDAVALGPEADAETAEPSVRAAREREAALVSNVADRLRADPWCQEAVSREFQSVLSIPLAYDGVLFGTLSVYADSPDAFDEMVRSVLCELGDTVASAINAVQRKEALESDAVVELEYRSADAGDVLHRLARETGASLAVAGDVVRDDDTTLVFATVATGDPADGVGDGDSEGTGRSRLDAVVATAEELVDVAGAEVIRESDDGGLVGLRLRGDFVATVLADHGAALDRMRATPDGLSLTLVAPRSVGTRAIDEVVSNAYDDAELVAQRERTRPTDATRPSDRFRDDLTERQLEVAQTAYHAGFFDADRDVTGRDVASMLDVSHTAFYDHVRRVQRKLFASLFEGRPRPAEVE